In Anabaena sphaerica FACHB-251, the following are encoded in one genomic region:
- a CDS encoding NAD(P)/FAD-dependent oxidoreductase — MVVALDKKPSHEVVIVGGGFGGLYTAKALANANVNVTLIDKRNFHLFQPLLYQVATGTLSPADISAPLRSVFSKSKNTKVLLGEVSDIDPKAQKVILGDQVVPYDTLIVATGANHSYFGKDNWKEFAPGLKTVEDAIEMRRRIFSAFELAEQETDPETRRAFLTFVIVGGGPTGVELAGAIAELAYQTLKEDFRNIDTSEAKILLLQGGDRILPHIAPELSAAAETSLQKLGVIINTQTRVTNIENDIVTFKKGDEVTEIASKTILWAAGVQGSTLGKVLAERTGVECDFSGRVIVEPNLTIKGYKNIFVLGDLANFSHQNGKPLPGVAPVAKQQGEYVGGLIQLRLQGHTLPEFHYTDVGSLAMIGQNLAVVDLGFIKLTGFLAWVFWLVIHIYFLIEFDTKLVVVIQWAWNYITRNRRSRLITGKEAFLGPQPVNKNNPYQATETKLPVKV; from the coding sequence ATGGTAGTTGCACTTGATAAAAAGCCATCACATGAGGTTGTTATCGTTGGTGGTGGCTTTGGTGGACTGTATACAGCAAAGGCTCTGGCTAACGCAAATGTAAATGTTACTCTGATTGATAAACGTAACTTTCACTTATTTCAGCCACTTTTATATCAAGTTGCCACAGGTACGCTATCACCTGCTGATATTTCTGCACCATTGCGCTCTGTATTCAGCAAAAGTAAGAATACAAAAGTGTTGTTGGGAGAAGTCAGTGATATTGATCCAAAAGCGCAAAAAGTAATTTTGGGTGATCAAGTAGTACCTTATGATACACTAATTGTCGCCACAGGTGCTAACCATTCCTATTTTGGTAAGGATAACTGGAAAGAATTTGCTCCCGGTTTGAAAACTGTAGAAGATGCCATAGAAATGCGTCGGCGGATATTTTCGGCATTTGAATTGGCAGAGCAAGAAACTGATCCCGAAACACGCCGTGCTTTCTTGACGTTTGTGATTGTGGGCGGTGGTCCGACCGGTGTAGAATTAGCGGGTGCGATCGCAGAATTGGCATACCAAACTCTCAAAGAAGATTTCCGCAACATTGACACCTCAGAAGCGAAAATTTTACTATTACAAGGGGGCGATCGCATCCTCCCACACATTGCACCAGAGTTATCGGCAGCAGCAGAAACATCTTTGCAAAAGTTAGGTGTAATTATCAATACTCAAACCAGGGTAACAAATATTGAAAATGATATTGTTACTTTCAAGAAAGGCGATGAAGTGACAGAAATTGCCTCAAAAACTATTTTGTGGGCAGCAGGTGTTCAAGGTTCGACTTTAGGGAAAGTTCTAGCAGAACGTACAGGTGTAGAGTGCGATTTCTCTGGCAGAGTAATTGTAGAACCAAACTTGACCATCAAGGGGTATAAAAATATTTTTGTACTTGGAGATCTAGCCAACTTCTCCCATCAAAATGGTAAACCCTTACCTGGTGTTGCACCTGTAGCTAAACAACAAGGAGAGTATGTAGGTGGACTAATTCAACTACGACTTCAAGGTCATACTTTACCAGAATTTCATTATACCGATGTAGGTAGTTTGGCAATGATTGGGCAGAATTTAGCTGTTGTAGATTTAGGTTTCATCAAACTTACAGGTTTCCTGGCTTGGGTATTTTGGCTAGTAATTCACATCTACTTCTTAATTGAGTTTGACACTAAATTAGTAGTGGTTATTCAGTGGGCATGGAATTATATCACTCGTAATCGTCGCTCTCGATTGATTACAGGTAAAGAAGCTTTTTTGGGTCCACAACCTGTTAACAAAAACAATCCTTACCAGGCTACAGAAACTAAGCTGCCAGTTAAGGTTTAG